Proteins co-encoded in one Zalophus californianus isolate mZalCal1 chromosome 9, mZalCal1.pri.v2, whole genome shotgun sequence genomic window:
- the LOC113922364 gene encoding olfactory receptor 6C3-like has product MKNHTVPTEFILLGLSDDPELQILIFLFLIITYILSVTGNLTIITLTLVDSRLQTPMYFFLRNFSVLEISFTTVCIPRFLVTIITRDKTISYSNCTAQLFFFIFMGITEFYLLTAMSYDRYVAICKPLHYTTIMNRRVCILLVFCAWLAGFLNIFPPVILFLQLDYCGSNVIDHFTCDYFPLLQLSCSDTWLLEVIGFYSAIVILLFTLALIILSYMFIIRTILKLPSASQRKKAFSTCSSHMIVISISYGSCIFMYANPSAKEKASLTKGVAILNTSVAPMMNPFIYTLRNQQVKQAFKDTIQKVIFFSSK; this is encoded by the coding sequence ATGAAAAACCACACAGTACCGACAGAATTCATTCTTCTGGGGCTATCAGATGACCCAGAGCTTCagattctgatttttctctttttaattatcaCATATATATTAAGTGTCACTGGTAATTTGACCATCATCACTCTCACCTTGGTTGACTCCCGTCTACAGACCCCTATGTATTTCTTCCTCAGGAACTTCTCTGTATTAGAAATATCCTTTACAACTGTCTGTATTCCTAGATTTCTGGTCACAATTATCACCAGAGACAAAACGATTTCATACAGTAATTGTACAGCTCagttgtttttcttcatcttcatggGAATAACTGAGTTTTATCTTCTAACTGCCATGTCTTATGACCGCTACGTGGCCATCTGTAAACCCTTGCATTATACAACCATCATGAACAGAAGAGTCTGCATTTTACTTGTCTTTTGTGCTTGGCTGGCAGGATTCTTAAATATCTTCCCACCAGTTATTCTTTTTCTCCAGTTAGATTACTGTGGCTCCAATGTCATTGATCATTTTACTTGTGACTATTTTCCCCTCTTGCAATTATCGTGCTCAGACACGTGGCTCCTGGAAGTGATTGGTTTTTACTCTGCAATAGTGATTCTGCTTTTCACTTTGGCATTAATAATTCTGTCCTACATGTTCATCATTAGAACAATTCTGAAACTGCCTTCTGCCAGTCAGAGAAAAAAGGCATTTTCTACATGTTCCTCACACATGATTGTCATTTCCATCTCTTATGGAAGCTGCATATTCATGTATGCCAACCCCTCTGCAAAAGAAAAGGCATCACTGACCAAAGGAGTTGCTATTTTAAATACTTCTGTTGCTCCTATGATGAATCCATTCATATATACCCTGAGGAACCAGCAAGTAAAGCAAGCCTTTAAGGATACTATCCAAAAGGTTATATTTTTCTCCAGTAAATGA
- the LOC113922363 gene encoding olfactory receptor 6C1-like: MRNYTEITEFILLGLSDDPQLQGVIFVFLFITYMLSITGNLTIITLTLLDSHLQTPMYFFLRNFSLLEVSFTTVSIPKFLGTLITGDKTISFNDCMAQLFFFILLGVTEFYLLAAMSYDRYIAICKPLHYMTIMNPRVCILLVFASWLASFLIIFPLLMLFIQLDYCKSNVIDHFTCDYFPLLQLSCSDTKFLEIVGFSCAVFTLLFTLALIILSYIYIIRTILRIPSASQRTKAFSTCSSHMIVISISYGSCIFMYINPAAKDRVSLSKGVAVLNTSVAPMLNPFIYSLRNQQVKRAFMDRARKIVFSQANEKKKCCHKLEA, from the coding sequence atgagaaactacACAGAAATAACAGAGTTTATCCTCCTGGGATTATCAGATGACCCACAGCTTCAGGGGGTGATCTTTGTCTTTCTGTTCATCACTTACATGCTCAGCATCACTGGAAACCTGACCATTATCACCCTTACCCTGCTGGATTCCCACCTCCAGACTCCCATGTATTTCTTCCTCAGAAACTTCTCCTTGCTAGAGGTTTCATTCACAACTGTCAGCATACCCAAGTTCCTGGGCACCCTGATTACAGGGGATAAAACCATTTCCTTTAATGATTGTATGgctcagttattttttttcattctgttgggAGTCACTGAATTTTACCTCCTGGCTGCCATGTCCTATGACCGTTACATTGCCATCTGCAAACCTCTGCATTACATGACCATCATGAATCCCAGAGTGTGCATACTCCTTGTCTTTGCTTCTTGGTTGGCTTCATTCTTAATCATATTCCCATTACTCATGCTGTTCATACAGCTTGATTACTGTAAGTCCAATGTTATAGACCATTTCACGTGTGACTATTTTCCCCTGCTGCAGCTCTCTTGCTCAGAcacaaaattcttagaaatagtGGGTTTTTCCTGTGCTGTGTTTACTCTACTGTTCACCTTGGCATTAATAATTCTGTCCTATATATATATCATCAGAACAATTTTGAGGATTCCTTCTGCTAGTCAGAGGACAAAGGCCTTTTCCACCTGTTCATCCCACATGATTGTCATCTCCATCTCCTATGGCAGCTGCATTTTCATGTACATTAATCCAGCAGCAAAAGACAGAGTGTCTCTGAGCAAGGGAGTTGCTGTGCTAAACACCTCAGTAGCCCCCATGCTGAACCCCTTTATTTACAGCCTAAGGAACCAGCAAGTCAAGCGAGCCTTCATGGACAGGGCAAGGAAGATTGTATTTTctcaagcaaatgaaaaaaaaaagtgttgtcaTAAATTAGAGGCATAA
- the LOC113922065 gene encoding olfactory receptor 6C3 — protein sequence MNHTAITEFVLLGLSDDPGLQIVIFLFLFITYLLSVTGNLTIITLTLVDPHLQTPMYFFLRNFSFLEISFTTVCIPRFLGAIITRDKTISYNNCAAQLFFFIFMGVTEFYILTTMSYDRYVAICKPLHYTTIMNRKLCTLLVLCAWLGGFLTIFPPLMLLLQLDYCASNVIDHFACDYFPLLQLSCSDTWLLEVIGFYFALVALLFTLALVILSYMYIIRTILRIPSACQRKKAFSTCSSHMIVISISYGSCIFMYANPSAKEKASLTKGVAILNTSVAPMLNPFIYTLRNQQVKQAFKDVVHKVVFSSSK from the coding sequence atgaaccaCACAGCGATCACAGAGTTTGTCCTGCTAGGCCTCTCTGATGATCCTGGTCTTCAGATTgtgattttcctcttcttatttaTCACATACTTATTAAGTGTCACTGGAAACCTGACGATCATCACCCTAACCTTGGTGGACCCTCATCTGCAGACACCAATGTATTTCTTCCTCCGAAACTTCTCTTTCTTAGAAATCTCATTTACAACTGTGTGTATTCCTAGATTTCTGGGGGCAATTATCACCAGGGATAAGACTATTTCCTACAACAACTGTGCAGCCcaactctttttctttattttcatgggGGTGACAGAATTTTACATTCTAACTACCATGTCTTACGACCGCTACGTTGCCATCTGCAAGCCCCTTCATTACACCACCATCATGAACAGGAAACTCtgcaccctgcttgtgctctgtgcaTGGCTGGGCGGGTTCCTGACCATTTTCCCACCCCTTATGCTTCTACTCCAGCTGGATTACTGTGCTTCCAATGTCATCGATCACTTTGCATGTGACTATTTTCCCCTTCTACAACTGTCGTGTTCAGATACATGGCTCCTAGAAGTAATTGGCTTTTACTTTGCTTTGGTTGCTTTGCTATTCACTTTGGCATTGGTGATTTTATCTTATATGTATATTATCAGAACGATTTTGAGAATCCCATCTGCCTGTCAGAGAAAAAAGGCTTTCTCCACATGTTCCTCTCATATGattgtcatttccatttcttaTGGAAGCTGTATATTTATGTATGCTAATCCCTCTGCAAAAGAAAAGGCATCATTGACAAAAGGAGTAGCTATTCTCAATACTTCTGTTGCCCCCATGCTCAACCCCTTCATTTACACTCTGAGAAACCAGCAAGTAAAACAAGCCTTcaaagatgtggtccataaagTAGTATTTTCTTCAAGTAAATGA